One genomic window of Magnolia sinica isolate HGM2019 chromosome 3, MsV1, whole genome shotgun sequence includes the following:
- the LOC131240905 gene encoding transcription factor bHLH162-like, protein MEMEQSSRVDRKTVEKNRRIHMKTLYSKLSSLIPKDPNSTPKEVTLLPDQLQNAANYIRILQENIEKMKEKKDSLTGIDEINQSMNEGMTMDLQSPYIEIQDLGSALMVVLISGLDNHNMFYQSIRILEEEGAEVVNASFSVVGDKVFHTIHSMVPDPKVGFEATNISKRLRSLSKNA, encoded by the exons ATGGAGATGGAGCAATCATCGAGAGTGGATCGTAAGACTGTGGAGAAAAACAGGAGAATTCACATGAAAACCCTCTATTCCAAGCTCAGCTCCCTCATCCCAAAGGACCCAAACTCCACCCCAaag GAGGTTACACTACTTCCGGATCAGCTCCAAAATGCTGCGAATTACATAAGAATTTTACAAGAAAATAtagagaaaatgaaggagaagaaggatTCTCTAACGGGTATTGACGAAATAAACCAAAGTATGAATGAGGGAATGACAATGGACTTGCAATCTCCTTATATTGAAATTCAAGATCTGGGTTCGGCTTTGATGGTGGTTTTGATTAGTGGGTTGGATAATCATAATATGTTCTATCAATCAATTCGAATTCTTGAAGAAGAAGGAGCTGAAGTTGTGAATGCCAGTTTTTCTGTTGTGGGCGATAAGGTCTTTCACACAATACATTCCATG GTTCCTGACCCCAAGGTTGGATTTgaagctacaaatatatcaaaaaGACTAAGAAGCTTGTCCAAGAATGCTTGA